The following proteins are encoded in a genomic region of Chaetodon auriga isolate fChaAug3 chromosome 8, fChaAug3.hap1, whole genome shotgun sequence:
- the LOC143324961 gene encoding E3 ubiquitin-protein ligase NHLRC1-like translates to MAKSPGSLSRGCVSPEGILREIQINLLECKVCFEKFSTQQREHRPQSLSCGHVLCLECITALSHPLLRKLECPFCRQLCSVDGTSHCQVLSDLQELLSPWRPTSPAPPHRAKRGLDLAAGLAATALHVCTLFGGWGTLINPTGIDIFGSSGTTVVVHDGEDRVVVFSPQGKKLHSFGRRGRAGGEICYPVDVTVTPCGYVVVTDAGDEALKVFTSRGNHVLTVKDSFQVPWGVDTDSCGHILVSDVQAGTLSQVKVDYTHGFVLELQTAISDLQRPKAVACCQVSGSTAVMEHLFDDKCPPGRQKHTRLRVFSKDFHLLYQTDSFSLTLQSRVRLNMSGVAFDRDGDVIVIDSSHGMIWSLGKLQNGPAPTPLVGDHLIRPTGLVCLNNTLLILDSGDHTVKVYSAKSDAGPSHSSCMNRPE, encoded by the coding sequence ATGGCCAAGAGTCCTGGTTCCCTGAGTCGTGGCTGCGTGAGTCCTGAGGGGATTCTGAGAGAGATCCAGATCAACTTACTGGAGTGTAAAGTCTGCTTCGAGAAGTTCAGCACTCAGCAGAGGGAGCACAGACCACAGAGCCTTTCCTGTGGCCATGTACTCTGTCTGGAATGCATCACGGCTCTGTCCCACCCTCTCCTaaggaagctggagtgcccgTTCTGTCGACAGCTGTGCAGTGTTGACGGCACCTCCCACTGCCAGGTTCTTAGTGACCTGCAGGAGTTGTTGTCGCCTTGGCGTCCCAcatcccctgctcctcctcacagggCAAAGCGAGGCCTTGACTTGGCTGCAGGTCTGGCAGCCACAGCTCTGCATGTCTGCACACTTTTTGGTGGTTGGGGGACTCTCATTAACCCCACTGGGATAGACATTTTCGGCTCCTCAGGGACAACTGTGGTGGTGCATGATGGGGAGGATAGGGTGGTGGTGTTCAGTCCACAGGGCAAGAAGTTGCACAGTTTTGGGCGAAGAGGACGAGCCGGTGGGGAGATCTGTTACCCAGTGGATGTGACGGTGACTCCCTGTGGTTACGTGGTGGTGACGGATGCAGGAGATGAAGCTTTGAAGGTTTTCACGTCCAGGGGGAACCACGTGTTAACAGTCAAAGATTCCTTTCAGGTGCCCTGGGGTGTGGACACAGACAGCTGTGGGCACATTCTGGTCTCGGATGTCCAGGCCGGCACGCTGTCCCAGGTAAAAGTGGACTACACTCATGGTTTCGTTCTTGAGCTTCAGACAGCCATTTCAGACCTCCAGCGTCCAAAAGCAGTGGCCTGCTGTCAGGTGAGCGGGAGCACTGCAGTGATGGAGCATTTATTTGATGATAAATGTCCACCGgggaggcagaaacacacaaggcTGAGAGTGTTTTCAAAAGACTTCCACCTGCTCTATCAGACAGACAGTTTCAGTCTGACCCTGCAGTCCAGGGTGAGGCTGAACATGTCAGGTGTGGCCTTTGACAGAGACGGAGATGTGATAGTGATTGACTCCAGTCACGGGATGATTTGGAGTTTGGGGAAGCTCCAGAATGGCCCGGCCCCGACTCCTCTGGTGGGAGACCATCTCATCCGCCCAACTGGACTGGTGTGTCTGAACAACACGCTGCTCATTTTGGACAGCGGAGACCACACAGTGAAGGTTTATTCTGCTAAATCTGATGCTGGGCCATCACATAGCTCATGTATGAACAGGCCAGAGTAG